A region from the Bactrocera dorsalis isolate Fly_Bdor chromosome 1, ASM2337382v1, whole genome shotgun sequence genome encodes:
- the LOC105222307 gene encoding vacuolar protein sorting-associated protein 11 homolog: MIVHEWKSCEFFDLVLLSSCCKVDVQSEIIAHCANGNVYIFCEVLGFIHVYIRNSWTISFRYQCSELRFCALTANNEFLVLVAEEQSKKIRVEVLNLGKLNKREGAPCVASAVLNQYGRVTTIRTCLLKEYLCISIGLDNGNLLIHRSVMNLDMSSNFFCISTGKCSIIGIEFQYRKDSLYLFVCSEERVGLYNILDNNISVEQNLEYFSTISSSSILHNSENSFFLVGREDALYCFTLDGRGPCYAIGGKKKYITCLNKNIVILIECEDSNRSYIIIIDTYNKAIVFQKEIPNSNKDMLVSNEISCYILMRNAIYITKERSLLNKILTLINNNFFDLALSLCKKKKAFVGRILLSCGDYLLSKGDLISATSKYKETIGIIDPYFIIKRLLNAEYSYHLSYYISYLVNVNNTSNTQMELMKSCNIRNNLCFNSSTDVVSYESEFSKNCFNGTTICTLSESFEDELYYAITNQPMIISKHWKNIFALLKVSKNPKRYISPLINAQANCMEYLEYLISVHNKSVVFDVLLELHLLEWYSERKNISPILNLLNKNSGAYSEQILIHFVNYSFWPGVVYLCENFKMLQMYFRYCIKYKDLDNANVKKISIMNKNFGLQTIDIMKCSSQIAQVHLDRIITNMLNQNKENILALVQGISVVKMFNVIHLKQLFCKSQSDFKTKSCIGVKVMVNSLRTFIASLSSFRLCPIEFRNSVCAICKCKLSLPSIYFLCQHACHLECVEHSSSDKFCPKCLDPKKSINESKIQIIEQIKWTMPYTMKTVSFLFSKKCLNTSS; encoded by the coding sequence ATGATTGTTCATGAGTGGAAGAGCTGTGAGTTTTTCGACCTTGTGTTATTATCCAGTTGTTGTAAAGTTGACGTACAATCAGAAATCATTGCACATTGTGCGAATGGAAATGTCTATATTTTCTGTGAAGTGTTGGGTTTCATTCATGTATACATCAGAAACTCGTGGACCATTAGCTTTCGTTACCAATGCTCTGAGCTTCGTTTCTGCGCTCTCACAGCTAATAACGAATTCCTGGTTTTAGTAGCTGAGGAACAATCTAAAAAAATTCGTGTAGAAGTGTTAAACCTTGGAAAGCTTAATAAGCGTGAAGGCGCTCCATGTGTGGCTTCAGCAGTTCTAAATCAGTATGGACGTGTAACAACAATCCGCACATGCTTATTAAAAGAATATTTATGCATTTCTATTGGATTGGATAATGGAAATCTATTAATTCATCGTTCGGTTATGAATCTGGATATGTCATcaaatttcttttgcatttcaacCGGTAAATGCAGCATCATCGGTATAGAATTTCAATATAGAAAAGATTCcctatatttatttgtatgttcgGAAGAAAGAGTtggtttatataatatattggaTAATAATATTAGTGTCGAAcaaaatttggaatatttttcgACTATAAGTTCTAGTTCAATTCTACATAATTCagaaaattcatttttcttgGTCGGCAGAGAGGATGCCCTTTATTGTTTTACCCTAGATGGAAGAGGTCCTTGTTACGCCATTGGTGggaaaaaaaagtatattacttgtctaaataaaaatattgtcatATTAATTGAATGTGAAGACAGTAACCGtagttatataataataatagatacATATAACAAGGCTATTGTTTTTCAAAAGGAAATTCCAAACTCAAACAAAGATATGTTGGTATCCAATGAAATATCTTGCTACATACTGATGCGTAATGCGATTTACATTACTAAGGAACGAAGTCttcttaacaaaatattaacgttaataaataataatttttttgacctTGCATTAAGcctttgtaagaaaaaaaaagcttttgttgGTCGTATTTTGTTGAGTTGTGGAGATTACCTACTGTCTAAAGGTGACTTGATATCTGCTACGTCCAAATATAAGGAAACGATAGGCATAATAGATCCCTACTTCATCATTAAGAGACTTTTAAATGCAGAGTACAGTTATCACTTATCGTATTACATAAGTTATTTAGTAAATGTTAATAATACTTCAAATACTCAAATGGAACTTATGAAAAGTTGTAATATAAGAAATAACTTGTGTTTTAACTCTAGTACAGATGTCGTCTCCTATGAAAGTGAATTTTCTAAAAACTGTTTTAACGGTACAACAATTTGCACATTGTCGGAATCTTTTGAGGATGAATTGTATTATGCGATAACAAACCAGCCTATGATAATTTCGAAacattggaaaaatatttttgctttgcttaaGGTGTCAAAAAATCCGAAACGTTATATATCACCTTTAATTAATGCACAAGCAAATTGTATGGAATATTTGGAATACTTAATATCTGTCCATAATAAATCGGTAGTATTTGACGTTCTTTTAGAATTACATTTGCTTGAATGGTacagtgaaagaaaaaatatttcgcctATACTAAaccttttaaacaaaaattctggAGCATATTCggaacaaattttaatacactTTGTAAATTATTCGTTCTGGCCAGGAGTTGTTTActtgtgtgaaaattttaaaatgttacaaatgtattttagaTATTGCATTAAGTATAAAGATTTAGATAATGCCAATGTGaagaaaataagtattatgaataaaaattttggtttgcAGACAATAGATATAATGAAATGTAGCTCGCAAATCGCACAAGTTCATTTAGACCgtataataacaaatatgcttaatcaaaataaggaaaatataCTAGCACTAGTTCAAGGAATATCggttgtaaaaatgtttaatgtaaTTCACCTAAAGCAACTATTTTGCAAAAGTCAATCAGACTTCAAAACAAAATCATGTATCGGTGTTAAAGTTATGGTTAATTCTCTGCGAACTTTTATTGCTTCCTTATCTAGTTTTAGATTGTGTCCCATTGAATTTAGAAACAGTGTGTGCGCTATTTGTAAATGTAAGCTAAGTCTGCcatctatttattttttatgtcaaCACGCTTGCCATTTAGAATGTGTTGAGCACAGTTCAAGTGATAAATTTTGCCCTAAGTGTTTAGATCCAAAAAAGTCAATCAATGAATCTAAAATCCAAATTATAGAACAAATTAAATGGACTATGCCTTATACAATGaaaacagtttcttttttattttcaaaaaaatgtttaaacacTTCTAGCTAA